DNA from Rhodobacteraceae bacterium M382:
GGTCACGTTGATTGAAGGAAATCCGGACCTGAACATGCGAGGATCATCATGACCAACGCAATTGTCACGCCCCTGACCCAAGCACTGGCAGAGGGCAAACTCACCCGCGAAGAACTCAAAACATTCATGCAGCGTTCAGACGGACCGGCCATCCGTCGGCTGGCACTCTGGCTTCTGGTGCTTGCCGGTACCAGTTCGCTGGTTGCACTCAGCTGGAACAGCTGGCTGATCTGGCCCGCCATGTTTGTGCATGGGGTGGTGCTGGTACACCATTTCTCTCTGCAACATGAATGTGTGCATTATTCGGTGTTTCGCACCAGATGGTTGAACAATCTGGTCGGCAACATCTGCGGGTTCATCATCATGTTGCCCCATAAACACTTTCGGTATGAACATTGTGATCATCATACCTATACCCAAGTCGAAGGTGACGACCCCGAGCTGGTGCCCATGCCCCAGACCCTGGGGCAATATCTGTTCTACATCACCGCGATCCCCTATTGGCGTACCAAGTTCACCGAACTGTTTCGACATGTTGCTGGTCGGCTCAGCCCCGAAGAACAACGTTTTGTTCCCAAAGTTGAACACAACGCCATCTATCTGGAGACCCGTTTGATGTTGGCGGCCTATGCGCTGATCGTTCTGGTGATGGCGCTCACGGGGTGGTGGGATCTTGTGTGGTTCTGGTTCATTCCCTTGATCCTGGGAGAACCGGTGATGCGGTGGGTGCGTATGACCGAACACGTAGGCCGCCCGACCGTTGCGCAAATGCATGAAAACACAAGGACAAACCTGGTGTCTCGACCCTGGCGGTTCCTGTGCTGGAACATGAATTACCATGCCGAACATCACTATGTCTCTTCCGTACCCTATCACGCGTTGCCCCAGCTTCATGAAAAGTTGAAAACCCACATCTACGTTGAAAAAGACGGGTACCTGGGGGCCCATCGTGACATCCTGCGACAACTGTTTTCCAAGCCGACAGGAGGATCAGCCAATGGCCAGTGAACCCGACTGGATAGATGTGGTTGCCGTGTCATCTCTGGAAAGAAACTGGGTCACACGCGTGGACCTCGGCCGCCGAAGGTTGGCGATCTATGACACGCCGTCGGGAATCTTTGCCTCGCTGGCGTTGTGCAATCACGGCGGCGCCGATCTGTGTGACGGATATTTCGATGGCCATGTGATCGAATGCCCGCTGCATCAGGGCGCGTTTGATGTCCGCAACGGCCAGCCGATTGCAGCACCCGCAACACGGCCGATGAAAACCTTTGAAACGCGGGTCGAAAACGGCACCGTACAAATCAGGGCCTGACTGGCGGGCTGGCGGCACCGATCGGGCCGCCAGTCTCCCAGACCATACCCCATCAGGAAAGCCCGCACATGGCGCTGAAACCAAGCCGCGATCTGGTCACCGGGTCCATTGGCTCTCACTTTCGAACCCTCGCGGTGCCTGCCGCAATCGGGATGCTGTTCAATACCCTGTACAACATTGTCGATATCTTCTTTGCCGGACTGTTGTCGACAGACGCCCAGGCCGGGCTGGCGATCGGATTCCTGACCTTTTATCTGGTGATGTCGGTCGGAATCGGATTGGGCGCAGCCATGGCCGCGCTGGTTGGCAATGCGTTGGGGCAAAAGGATGCCCGCGTTGCCCGGCGATTGGCTGCCCAGGGTCTCAGTTTCGGAGTGTTGTCATCCGTCCTGTTGATCCTGTTGGGGATCTGGCTGGGTCCGTTTGTGATCCGGTTCATGTCCGAATCCGGCTCCTATCAGGACGCAGGTGTCCGGTATTTTCAGGTGATGCTGTTCGCCCTGCCCGGTTTTGTCATGGCCTTTGGCATCAACGGTGTTCTTCAGGCCCAGGGGGACAACAAGTCGATGCAATGGGCAATGATGCTGGCCTTTGTGGCCAACATAGGCCTCAACCCCTTGTTGATCTATGGCGTTCCCGGCCTCTGGGGCGGGATCGGATTCGACGGGTTGGCTGTGTCGACGGTACTCAGCCAGAGCGGCGTCATGATCTATCTGCTCATCCAAGCCTTGCGGTCCTCAGCCATGGAGGGGTTGCGGGCCCGCAATTTCATCCCGCGCCTGTTCAGTTTCCGTGAAATCGCCACCCAATCCATCCCGACCAGCTTTGCCCTGTTGATCATGTTCCTGTCCGGAATAGTCGTTCAATTTGCGCTCAAGGGGTTTGGCGAACATGCGGTGGCCGGGTTTGGCATCGCAATCCGAATAGAACAGATACTGTTGCTTCCCATTCTGGGGATGACCGGGGCGTTGTTACCCATTGCCTCGCAAAATTTTGGGGCTCGAGATTTCAATCGGGTCAGGGAGTCGCTTTTTCAGTGTTGGAAAATTGGCCTGATCATGTGCCTGATAGCCAGCCCCACCCTGTGGTTTGGAGGAGAATTCATCCTGGGGCTGTTTACTGATGACCCCCAAGTAATCCGCGTCGGTGTGGCCTATTTGCGGGTCGATGGCGTGATACTGCCGTTTTACATGATGCTGTTTTCAATCAATTCCTTTCTGCAAGCGCTAAAGAAACCAATCTGGAGCCTCTGGATCGGCATCTATCGACAGGGAATCGGAGTCGCATTGTTTGTCTGGATCTTTGTCGGGCTGTGGCAGTTTGATGAAACCGGCGTCTGGTATGGGGTGGCCAGCGCTGTTGTTTCGGGATGGGTGATCGCGATGATGATCACCACATCCATCGCGCGCCATCAGATCAATGGTTTGTGGAGGGTTTACCCCATCCGCGTTACACCAAGGGCAACAAAATCAACAAACTGACCGGAATCGTAAACAGCGCCAACATGGTTTGCAGCGTCACGATCGCCGCCATCATGGGAGCATCCCCCCCCAATTGGCGGGCCAACGTATAAGATCCGACACCCGTTGGAACCACGGAGTAGATGATCGCGATCTGCAGGATCTGCTGAGGCAGCCCCACCATCAGCCCAATCAGAACCACTGCGATCGGGAAAACCAACATCTTGCCTGCAAAAGACACCAACAGCGGCAACGCCGCAGCCGTCATGGCGCGGATGCGCAGATTGGCCCCAACCGCCAAAAGCGTGACCGGCAGCGCCGCGGCCCCCAGTATTCCTGTCGCTTCATGCACAACAGGAAGTGGTGCCCCGTAGTGGAAATTGACCAGGATCGCCAGAATGATCGAGACGATATGCGGGTTGCGTGACAGGTCGCGCAGAATGGCCTTGGGCAGGCCGCTGCGTTTGCCGGGCTGCAACGCGATCACCATCAGGATCACCACCACCACATTGGTGACAGGGACCAGAATGGCCGTAGCGATAATTGCAATTTCAAACCCGGCCGCGCCATACAGATTGGCCGCCATCGCCAGGCCAATGAACGAATTGTGCCGGGAACACCCTTGCAGGATGGATGTGGCCTGAGCGGGCTTGTAGCCCAGCAATCTGGAAACCAGCAGCGCAAAAGCCAGCGCAGCAAAAAAACCACCCAGAATAGTTGCCGCATATGGTCCCAGCGGCGTGTCGCCCAGCGACGCCACCGAGATTTTGTTGAACATCAGACAGGGCATCAGAACCCAGTAGACCAGCTTGTCGTTCAGGTTCCAGAACTCGACACTGGGGATCCCACCTTTGCGCAACGCCAACCCCAGCGCAATGATGATAAAAATCGGTAGGATGGATGTCAGAGTGGCCAGCATTTGACGTCTTCCAAAATGAGCGGCAGATGCTGCCTGTCTACGCCAATTTTCGGAGCCAGGCGAGAGACAGGGCACCCGCACCGACCAGATATCTTTTGTTTTTCAGTTCATTTGCCCACTATTTCAACACCCAAAGCGTGGACAATATACACATTCCAAAAACATGTTCAGGCTCGCTGCTTAAACCAAAAAAGGCAGCCCGCATTTGGGGCTGCCTCAAGAACGAGTCGCACGGGGCGCTCGGCGCTCACCTACGGTCTTCGGTATCGTCGATCACCGCCATCGCGTCGATCTCTACCAACAGCGACGGATCAGCCAGACCCTGGACCACCACGCCGGTTGAACAATGATGCACGCCCTCAAACCATTCGTTGATCGCCGCATAGACCGCCGGGCGATAAGAAATGTCAGTGACATAAACGGTCAGCTTGCACACATCCTGCAATCTGCCCCCAGCCTCTTCCATCCAGCGTTTGATGTTCTTGCAGGCCTGATGCGCCTGGGCACCGGGGTCGCCTTCGCCAATCAGCGTGCCGTCCAGCAAAGTCCCCACTTGCCCCTGCATGAACACAAAATCCCCCCGCGCCCGGATCGCCTTGGAGTATGTGGCCTGGGCGTGATATCGGGTTTGATAGGTGTGAATATGCGTGCGGCTCATGGGGAATTCCTTTTGGTTATGCCGTTGCCCGGCTCAGGTAATCTTCTACCAGATTGGCAAAACTCTGCTCGATTGCAAATTCAAACCCGTCCTCAATCCGTCGCACCAAAGCTTTTAGATGGAAAACTTCGGTAAAGGTGACGGCGTGATCCGAAAACACGGCAGGATGCAGGTCCAGCGGGCTGGCAATCGCCATGATCTGGGCCGCATCAGGGCCTGTGACCTGGAAGAAGGTCATCGTGTCCGACACGCGCACAATGCTCAGATCAGGCGGGGCATCTTCGGGTTTCAGGGCCTCCAACAGGGCCTCTTCGCTGCCGATTTCGGCGCGCAGGATCCAATGGTCACGGCCAATATAACACAGGGCCATTCCGCCCTTGTCCGTGAACGTGTTTGGTTGCTCAGGGAAGGCGGGAAGATGGGCCCCGGCCCAATCTGCCACCCCCTCGGCTTTGCCTTTGAGATCAAACAATGCGCTGATCTTTTGGCGTTGGAATGTCACGTCATAGCCCATATCAAGACCTCAGTTTCTCGCCCGCCGGGTCATAGTGGACCGGAGCGGTGACTGTTGCGGGGATCACCCCATCTTTCAGGCGCACATGCACTGTTTCGCCGTGGCGGGCATGTCCGTTGTCCAGCAATGCCAGCCCAACCCATCGTTTATTGGCGACGCTCCAGACACAGGCGGTGGTCAGCCCTTCGGTGGCTTCCTTGCGCCCGCCCGGCGTCAAGGGTGCGCCTTCGGGAATGGCACGGTTGGGGTCGGTTGGAACCACCCCGACCAGTTCGCGCCGGGTGGCACCGGCCGAGCGGCGTAATTCGACCGCCCGCTTGCCCAGATAATCCGGCTTTTTCTTGGACATGACCCAACCCATTCCCAGATCATGGGCATCGACAGTTCCGTCCACTTCGTGCCCCAGGGACAGGAACCCCTTTTCCACGCGCAAAACATGGCTGGCCTCGGATCCAACCGGCTCAATGCCAAAGGGTTTTCCAACCTCCATGACCTTGTCCCACAATTCACGCATATGTCGGGTTGCGACATTGACCTCGAACGACAGCTCGCCGGTAAAGCTGACCCGCACAACGCGGGCCGGGATGCCCGCAACGGTGCCGTCACGATAGGACATGAATTTGAAACTGTCAGGCGACAGATCAATGTCGGTCCCCAACGCCTGCAGAACATCCCGCGCTTTGGGACCACAGATTGTGGCATTGTTCCATTGGCTGGTAACAGTGGTGATTTTCACCTCCCACTCGGGAAACTCGGTTTGCAACAGCTTTTCCATATGCTGGTTCATGGCATCCGCGTGACCGGTCGATGTGGACAGGATCCAACGGTGTTCGCTCAGCCGGAAAGTCACCCCGTCATCCAGGATCAACCCATCATCCGACAACATCAGCCCATAACGGCCGTTCCCCGGTTTCAGCGACGACATCACATTGGTGTAGAGGAAATCCAGGAACTTGCCGACATCACATCCTTTGAGCTCGAACGTCCCCAGGGGCGAGCCATCATAGACCCCGACCCCGTTGCGCACAGCTTCGCATTCGCGGTTCACTGTCTCCTGAAAGCTTTCGCCAGACCGCGGGAAATACCCCGGACGCCGCCAACGGGCACCGGCCTCGTACATGAATGCACCGTTGTCGTGGTTCCAACTGGTCACCGGTGTGTGACGGTACGGGAACAACACCGAGTCCTCGCGGATACCCGAAATCGCGCCAAAGGACACAGGCGTATAGGGAGACCGAAAGGTCGTTGTCCCAACATCCTGTAACGGAACGCCTTTTTGCAGGGCAACCGTGCCGATGATATTGATATTCCCGGTTTTGCCCTGATCAATACCCATGCCACCCGTGGTATAGCGTTTGACATGTTCGACGTTGCTGTACCCTTCGCGCAACGCCAGATGCACATCATCCACCGAAACGTCATTCTGGATATCAAGAAACGCCTTACCCTTGCTCGTCCCACCTTCGACTCGCCACAGCGGGTCGATCGCATAGGCAATGTCGGTACTGGGTGGAACCTCGGGTGTCGTTGATGCAAATCCACAGGCTTGGGCTGCGCTGGCACCTGCTTCCGCTCCGGTCTGCAAGGCTTGTGGCAGGGTCATCTGACCGTCTGCTGATCCCGCGCTCAACGTCGCCTGTGCCCGCTGATCCGGCACAAAACTGGCCAGCGTCTCGTCATAGCGCAATGTGCCGCGCGACTGCGAAAACAGATGTACCGCCGGGTTCCAGCCACCAGACTGCCCCAACAGATCGCATTGGATCTGACGGGTCGCACCACCAGCACGCGGCATCACGGTAACGGATCGCACCCGTTTGTGGCCTTTGACGTCGGCAACGACATACCCCTCCAGAACCTCAACCTCCCGCACCAGGGCAAGCGCCTCGGTCGGAACAGCCGTGCGGCTGTCCACGATGGCCGCAATGTCGATCCCTGCGGCCTTCATCGTGGCAGCTGCGGCATAGGTGCTGTTGTTGTTGGTAAAGAGAACTGCGCGTTTCCCAGGTCGGACAGCATAGCGATTGACATAGGCCTGGATGGCCGACGCCATCATCACGCCAGGACGGTCATTGTTTGCAAACAC
Protein-coding regions in this window:
- a CDS encoding sarcosine oxidase subunit gamma encodes the protein MGYDVTFQRQKISALFDLKGKAEGVADWAGAHLPAFPEQPNTFTDKGGMALCYIGRDHWILRAEIGSEEALLEALKPEDAPPDLSIVRVSDTMTFFQVTGPDAAQIMAIASPLDLHPAVFSDHAVTFTEVFHLKALVRRIEDGFEFAIEQSFANLVEDYLSRATA
- a CDS encoding RidA family protein → MSRTHIHTYQTRYHAQATYSKAIRARGDFVFMQGQVGTLLDGTLIGEGDPGAQAHQACKNIKRWMEEAGGRLQDVCKLTVYVTDISYRPAVYAAINEWFEGVHHCSTGVVVQGLADPSLLVEIDAMAVIDDTEDRR
- a CDS encoding fatty acid desaturase family protein, which encodes MTNAIVTPLTQALAEGKLTREELKTFMQRSDGPAIRRLALWLLVLAGTSSLVALSWNSWLIWPAMFVHGVVLVHHFSLQHECVHYSVFRTRWLNNLVGNICGFIIMLPHKHFRYEHCDHHTYTQVEGDDPELVPMPQTLGQYLFYITAIPYWRTKFTELFRHVAGRLSPEEQRFVPKVEHNAIYLETRLMLAAYALIVLVMALTGWWDLVWFWFIPLILGEPVMRWVRMTEHVGRPTVAQMHENTRTNLVSRPWRFLCWNMNYHAEHHYVSSVPYHALPQLHEKLKTHIYVEKDGYLGAHRDILRQLFSKPTGGSANGQ
- a CDS encoding sarcosine oxidase subunit alpha family protein codes for the protein MAQNNRLPTGGRINRDRKIPFTFNGKPYHGVQGDTLASALIANGVSVTARSFKYHRPRGIVGLGVEEPASLVELEGKDASANCPITTVQLTEGLGAKSVNCWPSAQFDVGGVNQLLTKFIPAGFYYKTFKWPNWHLFEPSIRRAAGLAGAPSDPPATGHFESRNAHADVLIAGAGPAGLMAALVAGRSGARVFLADEGTEAGGSLLNQTLEIDGHPGMDWVKAAVGELAAMENVVHLQNATVWAYREHNLMIVNERQPENTSVIERSWRVRAGQVICATGAIERAMVFANNDRPGVMMASAIQAYVNRYAVRPGKRAVLFTNNNSTYAAAATMKAAGIDIAAIVDSRTAVPTEALALVREVEVLEGYVVADVKGHKRVRSVTVMPRAGGATRQIQCDLLGQSGGWNPAVHLFSQSRGTLRYDETLASFVPDQRAQATLSAGSADGQMTLPQALQTGAEAGASAAQACGFASTTPEVPPSTDIAYAIDPLWRVEGGTSKGKAFLDIQNDVSVDDVHLALREGYSNVEHVKRYTTGGMGIDQGKTGNINIIGTVALQKGVPLQDVGTTTFRSPYTPVSFGAISGIREDSVLFPYRHTPVTSWNHDNGAFMYEAGARWRRPGYFPRSGESFQETVNRECEAVRNGVGVYDGSPLGTFELKGCDVGKFLDFLYTNVMSSLKPGNGRYGLMLSDDGLILDDGVTFRLSEHRWILSTSTGHADAMNQHMEKLLQTEFPEWEVKITTVTSQWNNATICGPKARDVLQALGTDIDLSPDSFKFMSYRDGTVAGIPARVVRVSFTGELSFEVNVATRHMRELWDKVMEVGKPFGIEPVGSEASHVLRVEKGFLSLGHEVDGTVDAHDLGMGWVMSKKKPDYLGKRAVELRRSAGATRRELVGVVPTDPNRAIPEGAPLTPGGRKEATEGLTTACVWSVANKRWVGLALLDNGHARHGETVHVRLKDGVIPATVTAPVHYDPAGEKLRS
- a CDS encoding non-heme iron oxygenase ferredoxin subunit; amino-acid sequence: MASEPDWIDVVAVSSLERNWVTRVDLGRRRLAIYDTPSGIFASLALCNHGGADLCDGYFDGHVIECPLHQGAFDVRNGQPIAAPATRPMKTFETRVENGTVQIRA
- a CDS encoding AEC family transporter — its product is MLATLTSILPIFIIIALGLALRKGGIPSVEFWNLNDKLVYWVLMPCLMFNKISVASLGDTPLGPYAATILGGFFAALAFALLVSRLLGYKPAQATSILQGCSRHNSFIGLAMAANLYGAAGFEIAIIATAILVPVTNVVVVILMVIALQPGKRSGLPKAILRDLSRNPHIVSIILAILVNFHYGAPLPVVHEATGILGAAALPVTLLAVGANLRIRAMTAAALPLLVSFAGKMLVFPIAVVLIGLMVGLPQQILQIAIIYSVVPTGVGSYTLARQLGGDAPMMAAIVTLQTMLALFTIPVSLLILLPLV
- a CDS encoding MATE family efflux transporter, whose protein sequence is MALKPSRDLVTGSIGSHFRTLAVPAAIGMLFNTLYNIVDIFFAGLLSTDAQAGLAIGFLTFYLVMSVGIGLGAAMAALVGNALGQKDARVARRLAAQGLSFGVLSSVLLILLGIWLGPFVIRFMSESGSYQDAGVRYFQVMLFALPGFVMAFGINGVLQAQGDNKSMQWAMMLAFVANIGLNPLLIYGVPGLWGGIGFDGLAVSTVLSQSGVMIYLLIQALRSSAMEGLRARNFIPRLFSFREIATQSIPTSFALLIMFLSGIVVQFALKGFGEHAVAGFGIAIRIEQILLLPILGMTGALLPIASQNFGARDFNRVRESLFQCWKIGLIMCLIASPTLWFGGEFILGLFTDDPQVIRVGVAYLRVDGVILPFYMMLFSINSFLQALKKPIWSLWIGIYRQGIGVALFVWIFVGLWQFDETGVWYGVASAVVSGWVIAMMITTSIARHQINGLWRVYPIRVTPRATKSTN